The Nicotiana sylvestris chromosome 6, ASM39365v2, whole genome shotgun sequence genomic sequence aaatattcaatgatgatattacaaatgagaatACTAATAAAGTGGTATAATAGAATGAAGTACCAATTTGGTTCATGTCCCTTCTTTTGCAAACTTGTAAaatcttcaatttgtaattctttgttgttttcctcaaccGTGTTCAAAATGTTTTAAAAAATCATCATTTCTTTTTTGAATGGTTGGACCTCGTTGATGTAGTTAGGGCAGCCTGCTTTTGTTTGGCAACCctcattggaggtcgcctaacatttaaaaaatcactaaccttgtcgtcccaactatttttccttgtatgagATTTCCTATTTTTCCGCTATGCATAGGAGATAAATCACCTTTTCTTGCTACATGTGCGCGGCATTCTTTCAAAACTgcatcttcttctccttcctcGTACATATCTCTACCCACAGATACTGGATCTGGCATGTATTGTAAAAATTCTTGTGTCATCAAACCATTTCCATCTTTTCTGTTAACCAAAGTTGCCTTATTTTGACTTTGTTTTGTGCCTTTCACCTGGTTGCTAGTCCAATCCCTACGCCTAGTGCTACCAACTTGATTTGTATTTAGAGAATTCAGGGGCTTAGAACTTACCAGAGCATCAAATAGCTTTCTGTCCTCCATCGTGATAACAGGTGCCCTTATAGATAACTGTTGTTGTCCAGCAATTAAAGAAGTTACTACTGCTCCTGCATTGTTTTCATTCTGCTGCTGCAATGCATCGAGCAACTTTCCATCCTGCAttgtaatatttatttaattatatcttatcaatgattttatttttatttgaattatatattaatatgtataatgtatattatttgcttataatttatatttatttaataattaaggtataaaataattttatattaacTGGTTATATAAGAAAGAAATATGAATTATATGGGATAATATGAAAAAAAAGAATgcatttgttttataaaaaaaataatataatataaaagagaaagaaaaatataaagtgaatattttattttattttttggataAAAAATAGTGTAATGGATTGGAATTACTTTGTACCATTTTGATGTTTACACCATTTGAGCGTAAAAAAATGGTGGTAAGGGTTGCCCTTACTCGGCTACACCCTGTGCCTTCACAATGCAGTATCCTCAGGCAGCAGCTGCCCCCGATAGGGCGTGCGCCCATAACCTCGTGGTCCGGCCATCAATCTGCTTCTCCCCCAAAATAATCATTTGTCGAAATCGACAGCCAGCCATCAATTTCAATTCCACAAAGTTGAGCTCAGCACTTCCGTCCAGCGGTTTGAGGTCTATGTCAATATCGCGTCCGGCAAACCACAGCGCTACACGAGCAAGTTCAACATCTTCTTCGTCATCGTCTTCATTCTCCTGCTCATCCTCACCGTGGGATGAAAAACCCTACCAAGTTTTATCGAGTGGCAAGATAGTCTACTTGGACGAACAGGATGTTGTCACCTTCCTTGACCCTCCCAAAGAGCTTATTCCTTTAGACCCTGCTTCTTATAATCCCGCTTCTTATCTTTGGTAAATCCATATTACTCACTTGTTTCGATATAGTAAATTTGATGCATTACCGTTCAATTCACAAAAGGGCCTAAATAGAAAGAGTATTTTGCTCTCTGCTTGTCATTTTTGTCTACTGTATGCGCTTGTTCATGCTGTAATATTTTTTACTTTGAGTTATTAAACAATAAGATTCTTCTCGGGGAAAAGTAAGGTCTACTGTAGTCGCGAATGTTTTTTTACTCTCAGCATTCTCATTATTGTGTGTTGTTGTGGTTAGGAAGAAAATTGGGGATATTCCCGAGGAAAGGCGGCACAGGCTATTGTCCTTGCTTAACCCAAGGTTTGTCTGTTACTTCGTCTCCTTTCAAACCCTTGCTATTATGACTTGTGCTTTATGAAGCAGAGAACACTCAACTATATGACCCTTTATGATGTGTTTGAGTGAGGATGTAGCTTAATAGGATAATTTGACTTTATTTACCTGTACTATATTGGTGAGAGtcgataacaacaacaacaacaacaacaacaataacaacaacaacaaaaaacccagtataatcccacaagcgggatttggggagggtagtgggtacgcagaccttacccataccttgtgaaggtaaagaggctgtttccgatagaatTGGTTAGAGCAGATGATAATGTTAAATTAGGTGAGAAACCAGTGTATTAAGGAAAATTACATTCTGTTTAAATTTAAGTTAGTTAAAATGAATTTGAATTGTTCAACAAAAGAAACTTTATTCTTGGAACACTTGAGTATAGGAAGTAAATGTTTGTAGAAATTGGAAGATTTTCTCTGTGATGCATTCATGGTTGTTAGACATCTTAGGATAGTTGTCCCCCTACATCGTCAGCTATCTTAAACCCTCAGACCGTCCTTTTGCTTTGTTATCTATGAGGCATGAGCTATTATAAATTTGCGACAAAAACTTGCTTGTATAAATTTTATTAGCTTGCAGAGTCTCAGAGTATAATTGCTTAAACTGAGGGTAGGATCTATGGCTATAAGACAAAGCATGATTATCTCCCCCCTCCCCACCAAGAAAGCTTGCTATGTTCGTCACGTATCATTACTTCTCAAATTTTAAGCAATTTGtatcttttttaaaataaaaaagaaaccaTTCTATGTGCAGTCAGCTTATGCAACATAGCGTATCACACAATTGATAGTGTTACAATTTCTGATATTTTTAGTTGAACTTCAAGCAGGTTGATATCACAAGCTTGGGAGATTGCTGGCACACGATACAATAATTCGAAGCTGGTACAGAAAAGTGCATCTAGCTTGCTAGCAATCGGAGATACTGAAACAGTTGCTGAAATTTGGAAGTGCCGGACGAGTGGAGGTTAGTCATCTTGATTTTTGTCATTTCATGATCCAAATTGTTCTATTTTCTGATTTATGCTTCTAATAGTACTGGACTATGATAAAAAAATTGGCCAAGTTTAGCTAAGATTGGTGGTCTGATCTTTATTCTATTTTGCCCTTAGCATCTGAAATTTCAAGCAAATTAGACGAGAAATTTAGATGATACTGGATTTTAAAATCACCATACTCAGAAGGAGTTTGATGTTAATTCATACTCATCTGTATGCATGTTTGATTGTGGGTGAGGTAGGGTAGTCATGGAGGGAAAGTTTGATGGTTGTGCCATATGATCTTTAGGTCCTTAGGGGCAGCCTGTCCTGCTTTTCTTACGTGACATGTATTCCACCAGCTGTTAGTAACATGCCAGTGTTTCTGTTGTTTTCAATTCAATATTCAGATAATGATTAAGATACTTCAAATATGAACAGGGCCACTGCAGATTGCCTGGTTAAACTTCTTCAAAAAGGTTATACCCCTTAACTGGTGTCTATTTGACCAATTTTCAGAGGCATTCAACTCTGGTAATTTGGTGCTACTAAGTGAATTCTTTAACTAATTTTTATGCCAGGTTGTATTTCGCACTGGTGATGGGAGGACATACGGGCGACTCATTAGTAAGTTCATTAAGAGCTATCTTCAGCTATATGCCAACACATTATGtcaactttttcttttaaaaaaaaaatatctgAAGAAGATAGTTGTTTGTTTCAATCCTGTTGCAGTTTGTTACTTGTCCATCTATAATGAGTATTATGCAACCTTGGAAATATTGCTTTTTTATTATTACAAAGACAGCAATATCAGATATATGATATATGTCTAATAATGGTCGGGAACAATATCTAAGAATCAGGCAAAATATGTTAAGCAGCTTGTTAGGTTCCTCACTTAACACTGATTAACTTATGATATGCTTACTGCTCAATCAATTGCTTGTCTACATTTTCCTAACCAATCATCCACATTATGCAGGCGAATCAGTTTTCTCTGGGCTCTCAAATTCATTTTATCCTCTGTACTTTACGGTTAGTGAACTCAAAGAAGTGATGTCAACAGAACAGCCTTGTGATTTAGCATATGAATTCAAAGATGGAATCTTGGATCTCCCTGATTTTCCTCGTGGTTTCCCTAAGCCAGGTGAGAGTTATTGCATCAGACATCTTGTTAAACAGGGATAAAGAGCTCCTTGCGCAAATCTCGTATTTCCCATATGCAGTTTGCGCTTTGTAGTTATTTTCTTACACTTTAGTGACCTATCTACCCTAACCACTCTTGAACAATTGTTTCTGTACTGCTTTACATGTCTTGAAATACCATTTTTGGTCTTATAGTTGTTTGGAtttccattttcattttcctttctatTGCCAAGTTGACTAGCTCAAAACCTTCTCTAGCCGGTTCACAGGGAAAATTTTATGGACACTATGAGAGCCCACTATGTTCTGTATGGCACCAATTGTACAAATAAAAAATGTTATGCATGAAGTTTCTTCTTAGGTCATTCTTTAGTCACCTTTAAATGCTCCTCTTGCTTTTGAAGTCATGTCTGACTCTCAGCTGCCAAATCTACTAACTCTACTGTTTCTCTTCCAATTCCATAGAAAATAAAAGGTTTGGTTTGGGGAGGAGAGGGGAAGGACTTAGGCAATGCTTGTAGATTTATTTCTCGATTAGGTTGATATTATAAACATTGCTAGTAAAGAAATACCACGTCAATCGTCATGGATCCTCTTCCTTGGCAATGATATAGTGTAGGCGAGTTTTCTCTATTGTTTCTTTTAGTGCAGTTGAATGACTTACCTAATTAAGGTGTTTTAACATCTCAGCTGAGCATCCATGGCCCTTTAACGATGAGATCGTCATATACATACGCCATGTGGGACCAGGAGTGATGGTAGGGCAAGCCTGGCAAGAAGGAAAAGCATTGCAACAAGTGCCTAAGAAGCTATGCAGTGAAATCTTGATGGTGAAAGAGTATTTATCTTCTCAGCCACAATCAAGCTAGTTATGTACTGTTTTTTGTGTCAACTCTTTTATTGTCTGTTTGTTTCTGTGACCAGAAGCGGGTGCAGCTTTGTACAACAGGTTCAACTGAATTCAGATAGTTCCGACACCTAACATAAAAGTTTAAAGGTTACAGCAACAACATACCCAATATTATCCCACACAGTTGGATCTGGGGAAGGTAATGcatacacagaccttacccttaccttgtgaggatagagagatGTTTCCAACAGACCATCGGCTTAGGAAAGCAaaagcaccacattaatgaaaatatagataAGAGACAACACCAAAAGCCatataaaaatagaataaaagacaacAAGATAATATGATGATcaacaatggaagaaaacaaCGGTTAGTCATAAAATCTACTACCAACAGAAAGTAAGATTGTGTGTCAATACTATTGTCTGTTAtgaaccttcctatcaagggtcatatagaggtcgagtattagggtagtagagtaggtagtctagagtgttcataaccaaaaaaaaaactttttttgtaTCTATTCTTTCTAAAAATATCGTGCTCTTACAATTAACAGTCCTAGTAGTTTTAATGTAGGAAATACAACGAGAAAACTCGCTTTTACATTTTAAAGAGAAGAAAACGAAAGAAGGGAAGATACCGTAAAACGGGTTAGTCAGTTTTTGGActggttattcaaaaatagccagtgtttgccaagtcattgaaaaatagccactattttgctgcaacacggaaagttccagcataatatactggagattggtgcacctgtgtatgaacttccagcatattatgttggaactccaacacgcgaaaagttccagtataatatattggagaatggagcaccagtgctccaatctccagtatattatgttgaaccggtatattatactgaagtatttttccggattttgaacagtgtttttgttcagattATCTTCACATGAAAAatggttaaatttcgattacttttgaaactgtagcTATTTTCGAATGACCACTtctaaatctggctatttttaaattccTCCCGAAGATACCTAAAAGTGGAGTAGAATAAAAGGAGTATATAACAAGAATTATAGTTGGATATACTAGTGTTGGAAAAATATCATTCTCATAATTTGAGGTGGATTTTATTGATTTTGGAAAAATAATCGAACGGGTAAGGTTAAGGAAAGGAAAAGACTTCAAGTAACCCTTTTAAGAAAGATTTTTCACCATAATTGGAAGAACAAATATCCCAAAAGAGGAAGAGAGTCATATCCCAAAAGGGCCGAAAGGCAACGGCAGGCAAGGCCAAAATGTCATACGCATTTACATTTCAAGTCTTAGATTTGTTAGGAAtatgatttattttttttaacgTGAATTCGAGTTTAATTGAGATCCACGAATATCTATATAAATACAGTCAAAACTCTCTATAACAGCATCCCAATATAACAACAATTTACTATAAAAGTCAAGCTTTTTTGGAACcaatttttgtgttatgttataattaggggtgtacaaaggaaatcgataatccgagtcaaaccgagaaaaaaaatctGACTATgagttggtttgatttggtttggtgttagaagaaaaaaaaaaccaactgtttggtttggttttaactgaaAAAGTCAAaacgaaaccaaaccaacccgacattatatgtgtacaagttttaaaaatattttatacataaaaataattattgtaatgtaatttataaatagtTTTTAAACTCTTTAATAGTTCTCTCTTTTAATGTATTATTTCAAGCTtgaacttagaacttttgaatggtcAAATATGTTTTATAGCCCATAAAAGTTAGTACCAAATAAAGCCCAaagcaaaatcaaatcaatactactaatgctaacaaacaaaaaaaattcaattcaatactaggaATGACAATAGTAAtggatattttttttttaagttttgcaTTGGTTTAGATAGTGAAAATGCATAACttacttttaatattatttagtcatgtaattaacaCTTATTACTTATTAGTCGTACTTATTTTAACAAGACTTAATACTTTTAGATTATATTTATTCttattatggcttattaattAACAATATTTATCTTATGCGATTTGTTGAGTATTTTAGTATAATCATGACTCATCTTacattattttatgttattttattggGTAACATCTTATATAGTTTTATCCTACTAGGACCTAAGAAATAATAGAGCACAAATTATAAATTTTATGCTACGAA encodes the following:
- the LOC104216915 gene encoding uncharacterized protein, whose protein sequence is MQYPQAAAAPDRACAHNLVVRPSICFSPKIIICRNRQPAINFNSTKLSSALPSSGLRSMSISRPANHSATRASSTSSSSSSSFSCSSSPWDEKPYQVLSSGKIVYLDEQDVVTFLDPPKELIPLDPASYNPASYLWKKIGDIPEERRHRLLSLLNPRLISQAWEIAGTRYNNSKLVQKSASSLLAIGDTETVAEIWKCRTSGGPLQIAWLNFFKKVVFRTGDGRTYGRLISESVFSGLSNSFYPLYFTVSELKEVMSTEQPCDLAYEFKDGILDLPDFPRGFPKPAEHPWPFNDEIVIYIRHVGPGVMVGQAWQEGKALQQVPKKLCSEILMVKEYLSSQPQSS